A genomic stretch from Desulfolutivibrio sulfodismutans DSM 3696 includes:
- the cooS gene encoding anaerobic carbon-monoxide dehydrogenase catalytic subunit: MAKKDLTAYSICSDARAMIKKAREDGVETVWDRLEEQEPQCGFCELGLSCRNCIMGPCRIDPFGNGPKRGVCGADADVIVARNFGRMVAAGAAAHSDHGRDLVETLHAVAQGQTTDYGVRDEAKLRRIAAEVGLEVEGKDVKAVAAALADQFYEDYGFKRGSMSFLGRVPAKRQEVWKKFGITPRGIDRDVVEMMHRTHMGVDNDAVSLCLHAARLSLADGWGGSMIATELSDILFGTPAPATAKVNLGVLKADHVNILVHGHSPIVSEMILAAVRDPGLIAKAKAAGAAGINLAGLCCTGNELLMRQGIPMAGNHLMTELAIVTGAVEVVVVDYQCIMPSLVTVAGCYHSRIVTTSPKAHFTGATHVEFDMHNARQKAIEVVELAIERFTARDQGRVDIPGEPVDIMTGFSNEAILTALGGSAGPLLDAIKAGQIRGAVAVVGCNNPKVKHDYQNSNLIRECIKRDLLVLVTGCVTVSAGKQGLLMPSAADLAGPGLSAVCKALGIPPVLHMGSCVDNSRIIQLCGMLANALGVDISDLPVAAAAPEWYSEKAATIGLYAVASGVFTVLGLAPPILGSKAVTDLAVSGLEGVVGATFAVEGDPVKAAELIDARVRAKRKALGLTP; encoded by the coding sequence ATGGCCAAAAAAGATCTCACTGCCTATTCCATCTGTAGCGACGCCCGGGCCATGATCAAAAAGGCCCGGGAAGACGGGGTGGAAACCGTCTGGGACCGTCTGGAGGAACAAGAGCCCCAGTGCGGCTTCTGCGAACTGGGACTGTCGTGCCGCAACTGCATCATGGGCCCCTGCCGCATCGATCCCTTCGGCAACGGCCCCAAACGCGGGGTCTGCGGGGCCGACGCCGACGTCATCGTGGCCCGCAACTTCGGCCGCATGGTGGCTGCCGGGGCCGCCGCCCACTCGGACCACGGCCGCGACCTGGTGGAGACCCTGCACGCCGTGGCCCAAGGCCAGACCACGGACTACGGCGTCCGCGACGAGGCCAAGCTTCGGCGCATCGCCGCCGAGGTGGGCCTTGAGGTCGAGGGAAAGGACGTCAAGGCCGTGGCTGCCGCCCTGGCCGACCAGTTCTATGAGGACTACGGATTTAAGCGCGGCTCCATGTCGTTTCTCGGCCGGGTTCCGGCCAAGCGCCAGGAGGTGTGGAAAAAGTTCGGCATCACCCCCCGGGGCATCGACCGCGACGTGGTGGAGATGATGCATCGCACCCACATGGGCGTGGACAACGACGCCGTAAGTCTGTGCCTGCACGCCGCCCGCCTGTCCCTGGCCGACGGCTGGGGCGGCTCCATGATCGCAACCGAGCTCTCGGACATCCTCTTCGGAACCCCGGCCCCCGCAACCGCCAAGGTCAACCTGGGGGTGCTCAAGGCCGACCATGTGAACATCCTGGTGCATGGCCACAGCCCCATCGTCTCGGAGATGATCCTGGCCGCCGTGCGCGACCCGGGGCTTATCGCCAAGGCCAAGGCCGCCGGGGCCGCCGGGATCAATCTGGCGGGGCTTTGCTGCACGGGCAACGAACTGCTCATGCGCCAGGGCATCCCCATGGCCGGAAACCACCTCATGACCGAACTGGCCATCGTCACCGGGGCCGTGGAGGTCGTGGTGGTGGACTACCAGTGCATCATGCCCAGCCTCGTCACCGTGGCCGGGTGCTACCACAGCCGCATCGTCACCACCTCGCCCAAGGCCCATTTCACCGGGGCCACGCATGTGGAATTCGACATGCATAACGCCCGGCAAAAGGCCATCGAGGTCGTGGAGCTGGCCATCGAACGGTTCACCGCCCGGGACCAGGGCCGGGTGGACATCCCGGGCGAACCCGTGGACATCATGACCGGCTTCTCCAACGAGGCCATCCTCACGGCCCTGGGAGGCTCGGCCGGGCCGCTCCTGGACGCCATCAAGGCCGGGCAGATTCGCGGGGCCGTGGCCGTGGTGGGCTGCAACAACCCCAAGGTGAAGCACGACTACCAGAATTCCAACCTGATCCGGGAATGCATCAAGCGCGACCTGCTGGTCCTGGTCACAGGCTGCGTCACCGTGTCCGCCGGAAAGCAGGGGCTGCTCATGCCCTCAGCCGCCGATCTGGCCGGACCCGGGCTGTCGGCCGTGTGCAAGGCCCTGGGCATCCCGCCGGTCCTGCACATGGGAAGCTGCGTGGACAACTCCCGCATCATCCAACTGTGCGGCATGCTGGCGAATGCTCTGGGCGTGGACATCTCGGATCTGCCCGTGGCCGCGGCCGCGCCGGAATGGTATTCGGAAAAGGCCGCCACCATCGGCCTGTACGCCGTGGCCAGCGGTGTGTTCACGGTCCTTGGGCTGGCCCCGCCGATTCTCGGCAGCAAGGCCGTGACCGATCTGGCCGTGTCGGGCCTGGAAGGCGTGGTCGGGGCCACGTTCGCCGTGGAGGGCGACCCGGTCAAGGCTGCGGAGTTGATCGACGCCCGGGTGCGGGCCAAGCGCAAGGCCCTGGGACTGACGCCGTAA
- a CDS encoding 4Fe-4S dicluster domain-containing protein: MLKKTVIVRPELCVGCMQCMIRCAEAHSQTKALASAIREDILAKPRIHIGVGPEKKPFPNKCRHCEPAPCQEACMPAAIRSDVAEGLKIVDPARCISCGMCAMACPYYVIRFYRDKDAPGHPSVAVKCDGCFERVAAGDVPACVAACKTGALTFEDVNLYLKEGTNRLAHAAYGVRS, from the coding sequence ATGCTGAAAAAAACCGTCATCGTCCGGCCGGAGCTGTGCGTGGGCTGCATGCAGTGCATGATCCGCTGCGCCGAGGCCCACTCGCAGACCAAGGCCCTGGCCTCGGCCATCCGCGAGGACATCCTGGCCAAACCGCGTATCCACATCGGCGTGGGGCCGGAGAAAAAACCCTTTCCCAACAAGTGCCGCCACTGCGAGCCCGCCCCCTGCCAGGAGGCGTGCATGCCTGCGGCCATCCGTTCGGACGTGGCCGAGGGCCTGAAAATCGTGGACCCGGCCCGGTGCATCAGCTGCGGCATGTGCGCCATGGCCTGCCCCTATTACGTGATCCGCTTCTACCGGGACAAGGACGCACCCGGGCATCCGTCCGTGGCCGTCAAGTGCGACGGCTGCTTCGAGCGGGTGGCGGCCGGGGACGTCCCGGCCTGCGTGGCGGCCTGCAAGACCGGGGCGCTAACCTTCGAGGACGTGAACCTGTACCTCAAGGAAGGAACCAACCGTCTGGCCCACGCCGCCTACGGCGTGCGGTCCTGA
- a CDS encoding NAD(P)/FAD-dependent oxidoreductase: MRYVVVGLHAAGRSACAYLRRADPAAEIVGVDPAPLPVYARPLISYALAGEMPPEAMTVADDAFFQSLGVTLARERAVALDVGRGLVGLASGREVAFDRLLLACGAGPRPAGVSGPLCHEICFFRGRTDLARVMDRVRPGGVAAVLGGGLVGFKLTMGLLARGMAVHLVVASPRPLALNVDEYVGDWVGRRLADAPGVTLHTSTSVREVEAGTARPLRLRLNTGESLEVDLAAAGKGVIPRIQWLADSGLDLDQGVLADGYLRTADERIYAAGDVAQVPDMVHGDARINAVWPVAVEQGRVAALNMAGVRAAYPGTLAQNAIPVFGSRMISVGAVNPAFTAGAESVVADGPRGSYLKLVFRDDRIIGAVGLDAPPRLGELAFAIRRGLRRRDIPDFWLDNPKNAAPLAAPGGALTGNARLG; the protein is encoded by the coding sequence ATGCGCTACGTCGTCGTAGGACTGCATGCGGCCGGACGAAGCGCCTGCGCCTATTTGCGCCGGGCCGATCCCGCCGCCGAGATCGTGGGCGTGGACCCGGCGCCCCTGCCGGTCTACGCCCGGCCGCTGATCAGCTACGCCCTGGCCGGGGAGATGCCCCCCGAGGCCATGACCGTGGCTGACGACGCCTTTTTTCAGTCCCTCGGGGTCACGCTGGCCCGCGAGCGGGCCGTGGCCCTGGACGTCGGCCGTGGCCTCGTGGGGCTGGCCTCGGGCCGCGAGGTCGCCTTCGACCGGCTGCTTCTGGCCTGCGGGGCCGGGCCGCGTCCGGCCGGGGTCTCGGGCCCCCTGTGCCATGAGATCTGCTTTTTCCGGGGCCGCACCGATCTGGCCCGGGTCATGGACCGGGTGCGCCCGGGGGGCGTGGCCGCCGTTTTGGGCGGAGGCCTGGTGGGATTTAAGCTGACCATGGGGCTTTTGGCCCGGGGCATGGCCGTGCATCTCGTCGTCGCCTCCCCGCGCCCCCTGGCCCTCAACGTGGACGAATACGTGGGCGACTGGGTGGGGCGGCGTCTGGCCGACGCCCCGGGCGTGACCCTGCACACCTCCACCTCGGTGCGTGAGGTTGAGGCGGGCACGGCGCGGCCCCTGCGCCTGCGTCTGAACACCGGGGAGAGTCTGGAGGTCGATCTGGCGGCGGCCGGAAAGGGCGTCATCCCCCGCATCCAGTGGCTTGCGGACAGCGGCCTGGACCTGGACCAAGGCGTTTTGGCCGACGGATACTTACGCACCGCCGACGAACGCATCTACGCCGCCGGGGACGTGGCCCAGGTTCCGGACATGGTGCACGGCGACGCGCGCATCAACGCCGTGTGGCCCGTGGCCGTGGAACAAGGCCGGGTGGCGGCCCTGAACATGGCCGGGGTGCGGGCCGCGTATCCCGGAACCCTGGCCCAGAACGCCATTCCGGTCTTCGGCTCGCGCATGATCTCCGTGGGCGCGGTCAACCCGGCCTTTACGGCCGGGGCCGAGTCCGTCGTGGCGGACGGCCCCCGGGGATCGTACCTCAAACTGGTCTTTCGCGACGACCGGATCATCGGCGCCGTGGGCCTGGACGCCCCTCCCCGGCTGGGGGAGCTGGCCTTCGCCATCCGGCGGGGCCTGCGGCGTCGGGACATCCCCGACTTCTGGCTCGACAACCCGAAAAACGCCGCCCCCCTGGCCGCGCCGGGCGGCGCACTGACCGGAAACGCGCGGCTTGGCTGA
- a CDS encoding ATP-binding protein, protein MKLAVAGKGGVGKTTIAAWLGDRLARQGRDTWLVDADTALSLGAAMGLAPGDIPAPLIGDAELIRRRVGSGMISLTPEVADLPERLSVKAGLARLLVMGSVAGAGGGCACEANALLKALLAHLVLDRDQWLVVDLEAGVEHLGRGTVAGVDGLVVVSEPSFRGLTVAARVAAMAAELGLSRQVLVLNRATPGESLPDIPGLPPLAATIPPLPGLAARQMGNPSVLGLPEQSDIDAAMNDILAALAAPFPDQPQHPRCVPCATSS, encoded by the coding sequence ATGAAGCTGGCCGTGGCTGGAAAAGGCGGCGTAGGCAAGACCACCATCGCCGCCTGGCTCGGCGACCGTCTGGCCCGGCAGGGTCGCGACACCTGGCTTGTGGACGCGGACACGGCCTTGTCCCTGGGCGCGGCCATGGGACTTGCCCCAGGAGACATCCCCGCCCCGCTCATCGGCGACGCCGAGCTGATCCGGCGTCGGGTAGGCTCGGGCATGATCAGCCTGACCCCCGAGGTGGCCGATCTGCCCGAGCGCCTGAGCGTGAAGGCGGGTCTGGCCCGGCTTCTGGTCATGGGCTCCGTAGCCGGGGCCGGGGGCGGCTGCGCCTGCGAGGCCAATGCCCTCTTGAAGGCCCTTCTGGCCCATCTGGTCCTGGACCGCGACCAGTGGCTGGTGGTGGACCTGGAGGCCGGAGTGGAGCACCTGGGCCGAGGCACCGTGGCCGGGGTGGACGGGTTGGTGGTGGTCAGCGAGCCGAGCTTCCGAGGCCTGACCGTAGCCGCCCGGGTGGCCGCCATGGCCGCCGAACTGGGGCTTTCGCGCCAGGTGCTGGTGCTCAACCGGGCAACTCCGGGCGAATCCCTGCCGGACATTCCCGGGCTGCCGCCCCTGGCCGCAACCATCCCCCCCCTGCCCGGTCTCGCCGCCCGCCAAATGGGCAACCCGTCGGTTTTGGGGCTTCCCGAGCAATCCGACATCGACGCGGCCATGAACGACATCCTGGCCGCCCTGGCCGCCCCATTCCCGGATCAACCGCAACACCCGAGGTGTGTGCCATGCGCTACGTCGTCGTAG
- a CDS encoding radical SAM/SPASM domain-containing protein, whose amino-acid sequence MGHTEADGMSDAAAGITLVNLEFNSSCNLRCRHCSLDHRKKRRIMEPATLSRVMGLLAAGQLPNLRRLDLHNGGETLLHPDLPGMLAIIAAFRQRLGAGAVVGLLTNAMLLTPEISRHILASRAVDQLRVSLDGGSPERFEHMRRGAKWDTVAKNVAAFMRLNAKHGHPVRTEAICVMPPQLLPDGPFAPQFVALAQTFDKVSLRPPHNWDGSRELGIDDASYRATAASRSGEACFLLSRNLVVLPDGSVTVCCNDLNARGVFGSILTEDFRALAGHPARQDWLGLFREGRQGEIELCRNCSGFFAPPGRGEEA is encoded by the coding sequence ATGGGCCATACGGAGGCGGACGGCATGTCCGACGCAGCAGCGGGCATCACCCTGGTCAATCTGGAATTCAATTCCTCGTGCAACCTGCGCTGCCGCCACTGCTCCCTGGATCATCGCAAGAAACGGCGCATCATGGAACCGGCCACGCTTTCCCGGGTCATGGGGCTTCTGGCTGCCGGGCAGTTGCCGAATCTTCGCCGCCTGGACCTGCATAACGGGGGCGAGACGCTGTTGCATCCCGACCTGCCGGGCATGCTGGCGATCATCGCCGCGTTCCGGCAGCGGCTTGGGGCCGGGGCCGTGGTGGGGCTTTTGACCAACGCCATGTTGCTAACCCCTGAGATATCGCGGCACATCCTCGCCAGCCGGGCCGTGGATCAGTTGCGGGTGAGCCTGGACGGCGGCAGCCCGGAACGCTTCGAGCATATGCGGCGGGGGGCGAAATGGGACACGGTGGCCAAAAACGTGGCCGCGTTCATGCGCCTGAACGCAAAACACGGCCACCCGGTGCGCACCGAGGCCATCTGCGTCATGCCTCCGCAGCTTCTCCCGGATGGACCGTTCGCGCCGCAGTTCGTGGCCCTGGCCCAGACCTTCGACAAGGTCAGCCTGCGCCCGCCCCACAACTGGGACGGCAGCCGGGAACTCGGCATCGACGACGCCAGCTACCGGGCCACGGCCGCCAGTCGGTCGGGCGAGGCCTGTTTTCTCTTGTCGCGCAATCTGGTGGTGCTGCCGGACGGGTCGGTGACGGTGTGCTGCAACGATTTGAACGCCCGGGGGGTCTTTGGCTCCATACTGACGGAGGATTTCCGAGCCCTGGCGGGGCATCCGGCGCGGCAGGACTGGCTTGGGCTCTTCCGGGAGGGCCGCCAGGGCGAGATCGAACTGTGCCGGAACTGTTCGGGTTTTTTTGCTCCTCCGGGACGCGGGGAAGAGGCGTAA
- a CDS encoding cyclase family protein, with protein MPAPWIDISRPVHPGMAVWPGDPATQFDLVQDLAKGDACTVTRLSMCVHAGTHLDAPSHYLPGGPDMTAMPIETGIGEARVIGIEDPVAVTAAELTRHDIRRGERLLFQTANSARLAGPGPFAEDFTYVAADAARYLAEKKVRLVGVDYLSVGGFHDDGAATHRILLEAGIWLLEGLDLSGLSPGLVELVCLPLKLVGTEGAPARAVARQLARTVARHAPGG; from the coding sequence ATGCCCGCCCCCTGGATCGATATTTCCCGCCCCGTGCATCCGGGCATGGCCGTGTGGCCCGGCGACCCGGCCACGCAGTTCGACCTCGTGCAGGATTTGGCCAAAGGCGACGCCTGCACCGTGACCCGGCTTTCCATGTGCGTGCACGCCGGGACCCATCTGGACGCGCCGTCGCATTACCTCCCGGGAGGGCCGGACATGACGGCCATGCCGATTGAGACAGGGATAGGCGAGGCCCGGGTCATCGGCATCGAAGACCCGGTGGCCGTCACCGCCGCCGAGCTTACGCGGCACGACATCCGGCGCGGCGAGCGGCTGCTGTTTCAGACCGCCAATTCCGCGCGGCTGGCCGGACCCGGCCCATTCGCCGAGGATTTCACGTATGTCGCCGCGGACGCGGCGCGGTATCTGGCCGAAAAAAAGGTGCGGCTTGTCGGGGTGGACTATCTGTCCGTGGGCGGGTTTCACGACGACGGCGCGGCCACGCACCGGATATTGCTCGAAGCCGGGATATGGCTCCTGGAGGGACTCGATCTGTCCGGGCTTTCGCCCGGGCTCGTGGAACTGGTCTGCCTGCCGCTCAAGCTTGTGGGGACCGAGGGCGCGCCAGCCCGGGCCGTCGCCCGGCAGTTGGCGAGGACTGTGGCCCGGCACGCCCCCGGGGGCTGA